A genome region from Flavobacterium sp. includes the following:
- a CDS encoding DUF5606 domain-containing protein — protein MNLDKILAISGKPGLYVLKVQTRTGFVAESLLDGKKITVNLKSNVSLLSEISIYTHEGEKPLTEVMQKIATKENKGQAISHKEDNATLSAYFKEILPEYDEERVYPSDIKKVLNWYNTLQTKGLVTDLAPAAAETPEEAPAVEEKPKKAPAAKKAPAAKKASAKKEE, from the coding sequence ATGAATTTAGACAAAATTTTAGCCATTTCTGGAAAACCAGGTTTATATGTATTGAAGGTGCAGACTCGTACAGGTTTTGTGGCAGAATCATTATTAGACGGAAAAAAAATTACAGTAAACTTAAAAAGTAACGTAAGTTTATTGTCTGAAATTTCAATTTATACACACGAAGGTGAAAAACCGCTGACTGAAGTAATGCAGAAAATTGCAACTAAAGAAAATAAAGGTCAGGCGATTTCTCACAAAGAAGATAATGCAACATTAAGTGCTTATTTTAAAGAAATTTTACCGGAATATGATGAAGAAAGAGTTTATCCTTCAGATATTAAAAAAGTATTAAACTGGTACAATACACTTCAAACAAAAGGTTTAGTTACCGACTTAGCTCCGGCTGCTGCTGAAACTCCAGAAGAAGCTCCAGCAGTTGAAGAAAAACCTAAGAAAGCACCAGCGGCAAAAAAAGCACCGGCTGCAAAAAAGGCTTCAGCTAAAAAAGAAGAGTAG
- the def gene encoding peptide deformylase, which translates to MILPIVGYGDPVLRKVGTAITPDYPNLKETIANMYETMYNALGVGLAAPQVGLPIRLFVIDTTPFSDDEDLDEQEQKDLEGFKRTFINAKIVKEEGEEWSFNEGCLSIPDVREDVYRKPTVTIEYCEEDFVMKTEVFDGLIARVIQHEYDHIEGVLFTDKISSLKKRLIQKKLKNITEGKTFQEYRMKFAAAKKGR; encoded by the coding sequence ATGATTTTACCAATTGTAGGATATGGTGATCCTGTTTTAAGAAAAGTAGGAACGGCAATCACGCCAGATTATCCAAACTTAAAAGAGACAATAGCAAACATGTACGAAACAATGTACAATGCTTTAGGAGTTGGACTAGCTGCGCCTCAGGTAGGTCTGCCAATTCGTTTATTTGTTATTGATACAACTCCTTTTAGTGATGATGAGGATTTAGATGAACAGGAACAGAAAGATTTAGAAGGTTTTAAAAGAACTTTTATAAATGCTAAAATCGTAAAAGAAGAAGGTGAGGAGTGGAGTTTTAATGAAGGATGCCTGAGTATACCAGACGTTCGCGAAGATGTTTACAGAAAACCAACTGTTACGATTGAATACTGTGAGGAAGATTTTGTAATGAAAACAGAAGTTTTTGACGGTTTAATTGCCAGAGTTATTCAACATGAATACGACCATATCGAAGGGGTTTTATTTACGGATAAAATATCTTCTTTGAAAAAGCGTTTAATTCAGAAGAAATTAAAAAACATTACCGAAGGTAAAACTTTTCAGGAATACAGAATGAAATTTGCTGCCGCTAAAAAAGGCAGATAA